Proteins co-encoded in one Candidatus Nanopelagicales bacterium genomic window:
- the moeZ gene encoding adenylyltransferase/sulfurtransferase MoeZ — translation MSLPPLVEPAPELTVPEVRRYSRHLIIPDVGMDGQKRLKNARVLCVGAGGLGSPALMYLAAAGVGTLGIVEFDVVDESNLQRQIIHGQSSIGVSKAESARARIAEINPLVTVELHDTRLDSSNVMEIFAQYDLIVDGTDNFATRYLVNDACVLLGKPYVWGSIFRFEGQASVFWAEHGPCYRCLYPEPPPPGMVPSCAEGGVLGVLCASIGSIQVTEAIKVLTGIGDPLVGRLMIYDGLDMNYRSVKVRKDPNCAVCGDNPTVTELIDYEAFCGAVSAEASEAVKDSTISVRQLKDMLDERESGQRDFVLIDVREPAEWDIVSIPGAELIPKGDFLNGSALSRLPQDRQIVLHCKVGGRSAEVLAVVKSAGFADAIHVGGGVVAWVDQIEPDKPNY, via the coding sequence GTGTCCCTGCCCCCCTTGGTCGAACCCGCGCCCGAACTGACTGTGCCTGAGGTGCGCAGGTACAGCCGCCACCTGATCATCCCCGACGTGGGAATGGACGGGCAGAAGCGTCTGAAGAACGCCCGGGTTCTGTGCGTAGGCGCCGGCGGACTCGGCAGCCCCGCCCTGATGTACCTGGCCGCTGCTGGCGTCGGCACACTCGGCATCGTCGAGTTCGACGTCGTGGACGAATCCAATCTGCAACGCCAGATCATCCACGGGCAGAGTTCCATCGGTGTCTCCAAGGCGGAGTCCGCTCGCGCGCGCATCGCGGAGATCAACCCACTCGTGACCGTCGAGTTGCACGACACCCGGCTGGACTCCAGCAACGTGATGGAGATCTTCGCTCAGTACGACCTGATCGTCGACGGCACGGACAACTTCGCCACGCGGTATCTGGTCAACGACGCGTGTGTCTTGCTCGGCAAGCCATACGTGTGGGGATCGATCTTCCGGTTCGAGGGACAGGCGTCGGTCTTCTGGGCCGAACACGGACCCTGCTACCGGTGCCTGTACCCCGAGCCGCCCCCGCCCGGGATGGTTCCGTCGTGCGCCGAGGGTGGGGTTCTCGGAGTGCTGTGCGCGTCGATCGGTTCCATCCAGGTCACGGAGGCCATCAAGGTCCTGACCGGGATCGGAGATCCTCTGGTCGGTCGGCTGATGATCTACGACGGCCTCGACATGAACTACCGCAGTGTGAAGGTCCGCAAGGACCCGAACTGCGCGGTGTGTGGCGACAACCCCACCGTCACCGAACTCATCGACTACGAAGCTTTCTGCGGAGCCGTGTCGGCGGAGGCCTCGGAAGCCGTGAAGGATTCGACCATCTCGGTGCGCCAGCTCAAGGACATGCTGGATGAACGTGAGTCGGGGCAACGGGATTTCGTGTTGATCGACGTCCGGGAACCGGCCGAATGGGACATCGTGAGCATCCCCGGCGCCGAGTTGATCCCCAAGGGGGACTTCCTGAACGGCTCCGCTCTGTCGCGTCTGCCGCAGGACCGACAGATCGTGTTGCACTGCAAGGTCGGAGGCCGTTCAGCGGAGGTGCTCGCAGTCGTGAAGTCAGCGGGGTTCGCCGACGCGATCCACGTCGGTGGCGGCGTGGTGGCCTGGGTCGACCAGATCGAGCCGGACAAGCCCAACTACTGA